A region from the Beduinella massiliensis genome encodes:
- a CDS encoding phosphodiester glycosidase family protein — MHTFKRGLCALLALCLMFLSTLAFAAETPKERTSEHYDTYTSDTLTIDITREAWTFKSHKLKFLVAHVHVEDPAQLRTAFAGDVYDKKMVEDTESIAERNGAVLAFNGDYYNHKDNVGIIIRNGELYREKKSTRDLMTIDRNGLMETYLKSEREETPIPAEDLMLQGVVQAFEFGPALVRDGEALEMPSKYIITTNDRIREPRTAIGQTADGDYVVIVADGRRDGWSDKGMTLQELAQVFVEQGCVTAYNLDGGGSATLYYNGEIINKPAGGGQRRVSDIVYFVP, encoded by the coding sequence ATGCACACATTCAAGCGGGGCTTATGCGCGCTGCTTGCGCTTTGCCTGATGTTTTTATCCACCCTTGCCTTCGCCGCCGAGACGCCGAAGGAGCGCACGTCCGAACACTACGACACCTATACTTCTGACACGCTGACGATCGACATTACGCGGGAAGCGTGGACGTTCAAGTCCCATAAGCTCAAATTTCTGGTTGCGCACGTGCACGTCGAGGACCCCGCCCAGCTGCGCACGGCGTTTGCGGGCGACGTGTACGACAAAAAGATGGTGGAGGATACCGAATCCATCGCCGAGCGCAACGGCGCGGTGCTGGCCTTTAACGGTGACTATTACAACCACAAGGACAACGTGGGCATCATCATCCGCAACGGCGAACTGTACCGCGAAAAGAAGAGCACGCGCGACCTGATGACCATCGACCGCAACGGGTTGATGGAGACTTACCTCAAGTCCGAGCGCGAGGAGACGCCCATCCCGGCGGAGGACCTGATGCTGCAGGGCGTGGTGCAGGCGTTTGAATTTGGCCCCGCGCTCGTGCGCGACGGAGAAGCGCTGGAGATGCCCAGCAAGTACATCATCACCACCAACGATCGCATCCGCGAGCCGCGCACCGCGATTGGTCAGACCGCCGACGGGGATTACGTGGTCATCGTCGCGGACGGACGGCGCGACGGCTGGTCGGATAAAGGCATGACGCTGCAGGAGCTGGCGCAGGTCTTCGTGGAGCAGGGCTGCGTTACCGCTTACAACCTGGACGGCGGCGGCTCCGCGACGCTCTACTATAACGGCGAGATCATCAACAAGCCTGCGGGCGGCGGCCAGCGCCGCGTCAGCGACATCGTATATTTTGTGCCGTAA